In the Oxobacter pfennigii genome, one interval contains:
- a CDS encoding P-II family nitrogen regulator, protein MKKLEIIIRPDKIDELKDALYDVGVKGMTVTGVMGSGNQKGSKTFYRGTEVNVSLLHKFKIEIILGDNLVDVVIDKVLSTVKTGNIGDGKIFIYNVEDAIRIRTGEKGEKAI, encoded by the coding sequence TTGAAGAAACTCGAAATAATTATACGTCCGGATAAAATAGATGAACTTAAAGATGCTTTGTATGATGTAGGTGTGAAGGGTATGACGGTTACAGGGGTTATGGGCAGCGGTAACCAGAAGGGAAGCAAGACATTTTACCGAGGAACGGAAGTAAATGTTAGTTTACTCCACAAGTTCAAAATCGAAATCATTTTAGGTGATAATTTAGTTGATGTAGTAATCGATAAGGTATTAAGTACAGTTAAGACCGGGAATATAGGTGACGGAAAGATATTTATATATAATGTAGAAGACGCGATAAGAATCAGGACAGGTGAAAAAGGTGAAAAAGCAATCTAA
- a CDS encoding MFS transporter, whose amino-acid sequence MSSVTNINAEVQFEEVSNKEVGAYGLGYFGYNLGSAGLMTYLTFFYTDYMKIPAASVAMILLVSRFLDGATDLFLGVLIDRTTSKYGKARPWLLWMALPAAISVSLLYYVPNISTSGKVVYAFITYNAVAFFYLTCMALPMQALVALITPDPKRRLTISTVGSIFNTLAAVVINLYAKPIMAALGGEAKGMFWFFTIMAFAGVGLMLLCFAFTKERAERRQYAKVPLGVGVKALFANKYWWNITLIQIMTSLVPSAWGATVYYTNYITGNAGLVGPIMSLMWGGITIGIFMFIPVTRKLGKRNAGLIGMALQVLGSVVLWFAPASVGMLWFSTVLRSIGPAAMIAASNAMRADTVEYGEWKTGVRNEGMIYSGASFGGKVGSGIGGAILAALLASGGYVGGAATQTPEAIEAIKAAFIILPGVGSTLIMVMLAFFDLEKFIPQINKDLKERRAKAAV is encoded by the coding sequence ATGAGCTCAGTAACTAATATCAATGCAGAAGTTCAATTCGAAGAAGTCAGCAATAAGGAAGTCGGGGCATATGGTTTAGGCTATTTCGGTTATAACCTTGGTTCAGCTGGACTTATGACTTATTTAACATTTTTCTACACAGATTATATGAAAATCCCCGCTGCAAGTGTGGCAATGATTTTATTAGTATCCCGTTTCTTGGACGGTGCCACAGACCTTTTTCTTGGAGTCCTTATAGACAGGACAACCTCAAAATATGGTAAAGCCAGGCCATGGCTTTTATGGATGGCCCTTCCGGCTGCAATATCGGTATCTTTGCTTTATTATGTACCTAATATATCAACCAGCGGTAAAGTCGTTTACGCATTTATAACTTATAACGCTGTTGCATTTTTTTATTTAACATGTATGGCATTGCCGATGCAGGCATTAGTTGCCCTTATTACACCGGATCCTAAGAGACGTTTAACTATAAGCACTGTAGGTTCAATATTCAATACTTTAGCTGCTGTGGTTATAAACCTTTATGCTAAACCCATTATGGCAGCATTAGGCGGCGAAGCTAAAGGCATGTTCTGGTTCTTTACTATAATGGCATTTGCAGGAGTCGGCTTAATGCTTCTATGTTTTGCATTTACAAAGGAAAGAGCGGAGAGAAGACAGTATGCGAAAGTTCCATTGGGAGTTGGAGTTAAAGCTCTTTTTGCAAATAAATATTGGTGGAATATCACTCTTATTCAGATAATGACTTCATTGGTTCCTTCGGCTTGGGGCGCAACAGTGTACTATACAAACTATATTACAGGTAATGCAGGATTGGTTGGACCTATCATGTCACTTATGTGGGGCGGTATAACAATTGGCATATTTATGTTTATACCTGTTACAAGAAAATTAGGCAAGAGAAATGCAGGACTTATAGGTATGGCTCTTCAGGTTTTAGGCTCAGTAGTTCTTTGGTTCGCACCGGCATCAGTTGGTATGCTTTGGTTCTCAACTGTATTAAGGTCAATAGGGCCTGCTGCTATGATAGCTGCATCTAATGCTATGCGTGCTGATACAGTTGAATACGGTGAATGGAAGACTGGCGTCAGAAACGAAGGTATGATATACAGCGGAGCCAGCTTTGGCGGTAAGGTTGGAAGCGGTATCGGCGGAGCTATACTTGCTGCGTTACTGGCAAGCGGTGGTTATGTAGGAGGAGCTGCAACTCAGACTCCTGAAGCTATTGAAGCTATCAAAGCTGCATTCATTATTTTGCCCGGTGTTGGTTCAACACTTATAATGGTAATGCTCGCATTCTTTGATCTGGAAAAATTCATTCCTCAGATCAATAAAGATTTGAAGGAAAGAAGAGCAAAAGCTGCAGTATAA